In Labrus bergylta chromosome 6, fLabBer1.1, whole genome shotgun sequence, the following proteins share a genomic window:
- the ptprc gene encoding receptor-type tyrosine-protein phosphatase C isoform X2: MAGLFGLKILLLWAGIIGLANCQNGPATTSPASTLLTSTTNSTSKKTDPQTTTSQNQTSNANTTSSTVAPPTTATTKTPPPCSYAVSTIKFGFKIDITSATTGTYDINIKEEAHPETEVIRVFHSNQTSSHKIKHLKPCTEYKHAVEFNDSAGNITFCSYTGNKTSELTTQMELKDIEDGSCIPGYVCYRSDWNIGSSMSASNNVAAEPCRRTNSTEFCIKPGIDDICPNLTTTFTSAMCMNSSFEKIKRNVDYLNVSGLQPEIPTELPINKIQTKLPQNCSNLNIVHTCLDIDEISEPIKPIELEPFTNYSCMGQIKENNVTIKNTTAIKFNIDCDLTTTITKPFVTNTSVEFSWTTTSQKCKDVLTKSPKLSFPCSCVPHHSKHKHSKSSRGGCLIDGLDPYTNYKCGVEPRYKKKVFVKITSPVETLVGKPADISKPLVTLPGHNEIKVTCTLLGRFYGPGGYYIARLRYGDIVLTQKNMTKECLFTFKDLSYSTTYILEVAAGNKKFEGNLKHEVVTTQYNDKAVIGFLIFLIILTSVALLLVVYKIFILKRRQSHDMSENIKLITTNDEENLLPVEPITAEFLLDAYKRKLADEGRLFLAEFQSIPRIYSRYSVKEAKKPCNAPKNRYVDILPYDHNRVQLATGNGEAGCDYINASFVDGYKESRKYIAAQGPKEETVCDFWRMVWEQQSSIIVMVTRCEEGNRVKCAQYWPSVVQEAEIFEEFIVKLNSEENCPDYIIRRLSLINKREKNSEREVTHIQFISWPDHGVPGEPYLLLKLRRRVNAFKNFFSGPIVIHCSAGVGRTGTYIGIDAMMEGLEAEGRVDIYGYVVRLRRQRCLMVQVEAQYILIHQALLEHNQFGETEITLPELHSTLSTLNQKNSDNESSLLEEEFERLPTFKNWRTFKSGISEENKKKNRTSSVIPYDYNRVLLKLDEGHSRDSEHDEDEEEDSSDEEDEDSTKYINASHIDGYWGPRIFIAAQTPLPDTMADFWSMVYQKKASTIVMLSDCSEGEKSDCVYWDEDKKIFGDFEVEVASTDITPTFTTRNMLLRHVKRKESRSVKHFQFLKWESKELPEKAQYLTDMIKDIKHSCGSDKSQQNNSTVVHCNDGSSRTGVFCALWNLLDSAETEKLVDVFQVAKTLRKERQGILSSLEEYQFLYNALDGVFPVQNGDVKAAQASAADSVLVVNETKLAAEPDEPASTASKGQQGAGDSTPDVGDGVKEEAAEKVPTETTPLEDSSNGPTVTAEV, translated from the exons GTTCTTACGCTGTCTCAACCATCAAGTTTGGCTTCAAGATAGACATAACAAGCGCTACCACTGGAACCTACGACATAAACATCAAAGAAGAGGCCCATCCTGAGACCGAAGTGATACGAGTGTTCCACTCCAACCAAACCTCATCACATAAGATCAAACACCTGAAGCCCTGTACTGAATACAAACATGCTGTGGAATTTAATGACAGTGCTGGCAACATAACGTTCTGTAGCTACACTGGAAATAAAACTTCTGAACTCACAACTCAAATGG AATTGAAAGACATTGAAGACGGTAGCTGCATCCCAGGATATGTTTGTTACAGGAGTGATTGGAACATTGGCTCTTCAATGTCAGCATCCAATAATGTTGCAGCAGAGCCATGCCGCCGCACTAACTCTACAGAGTTTTGTATCAAACCTGGTATCGATGACATTTGCCCAAACTTGACCACAACCTTCACTTCAGCAATGTGTATGAACTCTTCCTTCGAAAAGATCAAACGCAACGTTG ATTATTTGAATGTAAGTGGATTACAACCGGAAATACCAACTGAACTTcctataaataaaatacaaacaaaattaCCTCAAAACTGCAGCAATCTCAACATTGTACACACGTGTCTGG ATATTGATGAAATCAGTGAGCCCATTAAGCCCATTGAGCTGGAGCCCTTCACAAACTACAGCTGTATGGGTCAGATCAAGGAAAACAATGTTACCATAAAGAACACAACTGCTATCAAGTTCAACATTGACTGTG ATCTTACAACTACAATCACAAAGCCGTTTGTGACCAACACTTCTGTTGAGTTCAGTTGGACTACAACCAgtcagaaatgtaaagatgtctTAACCAAGTCTCCAAAGTTGTCTTTTCCCTGCAGTTGTGTCCCTCATCAttccaaacataaacaca GTAAAAGTTCACGTGGAGGATGTTTAATTGATGGACTGGATCCGTATACCAACTATAAATGTGGTGTTGAACCCCGCTACAAGAAAAAAGTTTTTGTCAAAATAACGTCACCTGTTGAGACTCTCGTTGGCa AACCAGCTGATATCTCTAAACCGTTGGTGACTCTACCAGGGCATAATGAGATAAAAGTAACCTGCACTCTTCTAGGAAGATTTTATGGACCTGGAGGGTATTACATTGCACGTCTTCGTTACGGTGACATTGTGTTGAcccaaaaaaacatgacaaaagaaTGTCTTTTTACATTCAAAGATCTGAGCTACTCTACAACATACATCCTGGAG GTGGCTGCTGGCAATAAAAAATTTGAGGGAAATCTGAAGCACGAAGTTGTTACCACTCAAT ATAATGACAAAGCTGTCATTGggttcctcatcttcctcatcatcctcaCGTCTGTGGCCCTGCTTTTGGTTGTCTATAAGATTTTTATTCTCAAGCGCAGACAGTCCCA CGATATGAGTGAAAACATCAAGCTCATTACAACAA ATGATGAGGAGAACCTGCTGCCTGTCGAGCCCATTACAGCTGAGTTCCTGCTGGACGCCTACAAGAGGAAGCTGGCTGATGAAGGGAGACTTTTCCTGGCAGAGTTTCAG AGCATCCCCAGAATCTATTCGAGGTACAGTGTGAAAGAGGCCAAGAAGCCATGCAACGCACCGAAGAACCGCTACGTGGATATCCTGCCAT ACGACCACAACCGTGTGCAGCTGGCCACTGGAAACGGAGAGGCAGGATGTGACTATATCAATGCCAGCTTCGTTGAT GGGTACAAGGAATCCAGGAAATACATTGCAGCTCAAG ggccaaaggaagagacTGTGTGCGACTTCTGGAGGATGGTGTGGGAGCAGCAGTCCTCTATCATTGTCATGGTAACACGTTGTGAAGAGGGAAACAGG GTAAAGTGCGCTCAGTACTGGCCGTCTGTGGTGCAAGAGGCCGAGATCTTTGAGGAGTTCATAGTGAAGCTGAACTCAGAGGAAAACTGTCCCGATTACATCATCCGTCGTCTCAGCCTCATTAAT AAGAGGGAGAAGAACTCAGAGAGGGAGGTGACCCACATCCAGTTCATCAGTTGGCCCGACCATGGCGTCCCAGGGGAGCCATATCTTCTCCTGAAACTGAGGCGGCGTGTCAATGCGTTCAAAAACTTCTTCAGCGGCCCCATCGTCATCCACTGCAG TGCAGGAGTCGGCAGGACAGGCACATACATTGGCATCGACGCCATGATGGAGGGTCTGGAGGCGGAGGGCAGAGTGGACATCTATGGTTACGTAGTCAGACTCCGCAGACAGAGATGTCTGATGGTTCAAGTGGAG GCCCAGTACATCCTGATTCACCAGGCGCTGCTGGAGCACAACCAGTTCGGAGAGACAGAGATCACTCTGCCTGAGCTGCACAGCACACTGTCCACACTCAACCAGAAAAACTCTGATAACGAATCATCCTTGTTAGAAGAGGAGTTTGAG AGACTCCCTACCTTTAAAAACTGGAGGACATTTAAGTCTGGGATctcagaagaaaacaagaagaagaatcGTACTTCTTCTGTCATCCCAT ATGACTACAACCGAGTGTTGCTGAAGCTTGATGAAGGACACAGTCGTGACAGTGAAcatgatgaggatgaagaggaagactcatcagatgaggaagatgaggacTCCACAAAATATATCAATGCCTCACACATAGAT GGTTACTGGGGCCCACGCATCTTCATCGCTGCACAGACTCCGCTGCCAGACACCATGGCTGACTTCTGGTCCATGGTTTATCAGAAGAAAGCCTCAACTATCGTCATGCTCTCAGACTGCAGTGAGGGAGAGAAG TCTGACTGTGTCTACTGGGACGAAGACAAGAAAATATTCGGGGACTTTGAGGTGGAGGTAGCAAGCACAGACATCACCCCGACCTTCACCACCCGAAACATGCTGCTGCGCCATGTCAAG AGGAAAGAGAGTCGGTCGGTGAAACATTTCCAGTTCCTGAAATGGGAGAGCAAAGAGCTGCCAGAAAAAGCTCAGTATCTGACCGACATGATCAAAGACATCAAGCATAGCTGTGGCAGCGACAAATCACAGCAGAACAATTCCACCGTGGTCCACTGCAA CGATGGCTCGTCCCGCACTGGGGTTTTCTGTGCTCTCTGGAACTTGCTGGACAGCGCTGAGACTGAGAAGCTGGTGGATGTTTTTCAGGTGGCCAAAACTCTGCGCAAGGAGCGACAGGGCATTCTCTCCAGTCTG GAGGAGTACCAGTTCTTGTACAACGCACTGGATGGGGTCTTTCCTGTTCAGAACGGGGACGTGAAAGCAGCACAGGCCTCCGCAGCCGACTCCGTCCTGGTCGTTAATGAAACCAAATTAGCAGCAGAGCCTGATGAGCCAGCCAGCACTGCCAGcaaaggccagcagggggcaggaGACAGCACTCCTGATGTGGGTGATGGAGTAAAGGAAGAGGCGGCTGAAAAGGTTCCCACCGAGACAACACCCCTGGAGGACAGCAGCAACGGTCCTACGGTCACTGCTGAGGTCTGA
- the ptprc gene encoding receptor-type tyrosine-protein phosphatase C isoform X3: MAGLFGLKILLLWAGIIGLANCQNGPATTKTPPPCSYAVSTIKFGFKIDITSATTGTYDINIKEEAHPETEVIRVFHSNQTSSHKIKHLKPCTEYKHAVEFNDSAGNITFCSYTGNKTSELTTQMELKDIEDGSCIPGYVCYRSDWNIGSSMSASNNVAAEPCRRTNSTEFCIKPGIDDICPNLTTTFTSAMCMNSSFEKIKRNVDYLNVSGLQPEIPTELPINKIQTKLPQNCSNLNIVHTCLDIDEISEPIKPIELEPFTNYSCMGQIKENNVTIKNTTAIKFNIDCDLTTTITKPFVTNTSVEFSWTTTSQKCKDVLTKSPKLSFPCSCVPHHSKHKHSKSSRGGCLIDGLDPYTNYKCGVEPRYKKKVFVKITSPVETLVGKPADISKPLVTLPGHNEIKVTCTLLGRFYGPGGYYIARLRYGDIVLTQKNMTKECLFTFKDLSYSTTYILEVAAGNKKFEGNLKHEVVTTQYNDKAVIGFLIFLIILTSVALLLVVYKIFILKRRQSHDMSENIKLITTNDEENLLPVEPITAEFLLDAYKRKLADEGRLFLAEFQSIPRIYSRYSVKEAKKPCNAPKNRYVDILPYDHNRVQLATGNGEAGCDYINASFVDGYKESRKYIAAQGPKEETVCDFWRMVWEQQSSIIVMVTRCEEGNRVKCAQYWPSVVQEAEIFEEFIVKLNSEENCPDYIIRRLSLINKREKNSEREVTHIQFISWPDHGVPGEPYLLLKLRRRVNAFKNFFSGPIVIHCSAGVGRTGTYIGIDAMMEGLEAEGRVDIYGYVVRLRRQRCLMVQVEAQYILIHQALLEHNQFGETEITLPELHSTLSTLNQKNSDNESSLLEEEFERLPTFKNWRTFKSGISEENKKKNRTSSVIPYDYNRVLLKLDEGHSRDSEHDEDEEEDSSDEEDEDSTKYINASHIDGYWGPRIFIAAQTPLPDTMADFWSMVYQKKASTIVMLSDCSEGEKSDCVYWDEDKKIFGDFEVEVASTDITPTFTTRNMLLRHVKRKESRSVKHFQFLKWESKELPEKAQYLTDMIKDIKHSCGSDKSQQNNSTVVHCNDGSSRTGVFCALWNLLDSAETEKLVDVFQVAKTLRKERQGILSSLEEYQFLYNALDGVFPVQNGDVKAAQASAADSVLVVNETKLAAEPDEPASTASKGQQGAGDSTPDVGDGVKEEAAEKVPTETTPLEDSSNGPTVTAEV, encoded by the exons GTTCTTACGCTGTCTCAACCATCAAGTTTGGCTTCAAGATAGACATAACAAGCGCTACCACTGGAACCTACGACATAAACATCAAAGAAGAGGCCCATCCTGAGACCGAAGTGATACGAGTGTTCCACTCCAACCAAACCTCATCACATAAGATCAAACACCTGAAGCCCTGTACTGAATACAAACATGCTGTGGAATTTAATGACAGTGCTGGCAACATAACGTTCTGTAGCTACACTGGAAATAAAACTTCTGAACTCACAACTCAAATGG AATTGAAAGACATTGAAGACGGTAGCTGCATCCCAGGATATGTTTGTTACAGGAGTGATTGGAACATTGGCTCTTCAATGTCAGCATCCAATAATGTTGCAGCAGAGCCATGCCGCCGCACTAACTCTACAGAGTTTTGTATCAAACCTGGTATCGATGACATTTGCCCAAACTTGACCACAACCTTCACTTCAGCAATGTGTATGAACTCTTCCTTCGAAAAGATCAAACGCAACGTTG ATTATTTGAATGTAAGTGGATTACAACCGGAAATACCAACTGAACTTcctataaataaaatacaaacaaaattaCCTCAAAACTGCAGCAATCTCAACATTGTACACACGTGTCTGG ATATTGATGAAATCAGTGAGCCCATTAAGCCCATTGAGCTGGAGCCCTTCACAAACTACAGCTGTATGGGTCAGATCAAGGAAAACAATGTTACCATAAAGAACACAACTGCTATCAAGTTCAACATTGACTGTG ATCTTACAACTACAATCACAAAGCCGTTTGTGACCAACACTTCTGTTGAGTTCAGTTGGACTACAACCAgtcagaaatgtaaagatgtctTAACCAAGTCTCCAAAGTTGTCTTTTCCCTGCAGTTGTGTCCCTCATCAttccaaacataaacaca GTAAAAGTTCACGTGGAGGATGTTTAATTGATGGACTGGATCCGTATACCAACTATAAATGTGGTGTTGAACCCCGCTACAAGAAAAAAGTTTTTGTCAAAATAACGTCACCTGTTGAGACTCTCGTTGGCa AACCAGCTGATATCTCTAAACCGTTGGTGACTCTACCAGGGCATAATGAGATAAAAGTAACCTGCACTCTTCTAGGAAGATTTTATGGACCTGGAGGGTATTACATTGCACGTCTTCGTTACGGTGACATTGTGTTGAcccaaaaaaacatgacaaaagaaTGTCTTTTTACATTCAAAGATCTGAGCTACTCTACAACATACATCCTGGAG GTGGCTGCTGGCAATAAAAAATTTGAGGGAAATCTGAAGCACGAAGTTGTTACCACTCAAT ATAATGACAAAGCTGTCATTGggttcctcatcttcctcatcatcctcaCGTCTGTGGCCCTGCTTTTGGTTGTCTATAAGATTTTTATTCTCAAGCGCAGACAGTCCCA CGATATGAGTGAAAACATCAAGCTCATTACAACAA ATGATGAGGAGAACCTGCTGCCTGTCGAGCCCATTACAGCTGAGTTCCTGCTGGACGCCTACAAGAGGAAGCTGGCTGATGAAGGGAGACTTTTCCTGGCAGAGTTTCAG AGCATCCCCAGAATCTATTCGAGGTACAGTGTGAAAGAGGCCAAGAAGCCATGCAACGCACCGAAGAACCGCTACGTGGATATCCTGCCAT ACGACCACAACCGTGTGCAGCTGGCCACTGGAAACGGAGAGGCAGGATGTGACTATATCAATGCCAGCTTCGTTGAT GGGTACAAGGAATCCAGGAAATACATTGCAGCTCAAG ggccaaaggaagagacTGTGTGCGACTTCTGGAGGATGGTGTGGGAGCAGCAGTCCTCTATCATTGTCATGGTAACACGTTGTGAAGAGGGAAACAGG GTAAAGTGCGCTCAGTACTGGCCGTCTGTGGTGCAAGAGGCCGAGATCTTTGAGGAGTTCATAGTGAAGCTGAACTCAGAGGAAAACTGTCCCGATTACATCATCCGTCGTCTCAGCCTCATTAAT AAGAGGGAGAAGAACTCAGAGAGGGAGGTGACCCACATCCAGTTCATCAGTTGGCCCGACCATGGCGTCCCAGGGGAGCCATATCTTCTCCTGAAACTGAGGCGGCGTGTCAATGCGTTCAAAAACTTCTTCAGCGGCCCCATCGTCATCCACTGCAG TGCAGGAGTCGGCAGGACAGGCACATACATTGGCATCGACGCCATGATGGAGGGTCTGGAGGCGGAGGGCAGAGTGGACATCTATGGTTACGTAGTCAGACTCCGCAGACAGAGATGTCTGATGGTTCAAGTGGAG GCCCAGTACATCCTGATTCACCAGGCGCTGCTGGAGCACAACCAGTTCGGAGAGACAGAGATCACTCTGCCTGAGCTGCACAGCACACTGTCCACACTCAACCAGAAAAACTCTGATAACGAATCATCCTTGTTAGAAGAGGAGTTTGAG AGACTCCCTACCTTTAAAAACTGGAGGACATTTAAGTCTGGGATctcagaagaaaacaagaagaagaatcGTACTTCTTCTGTCATCCCAT ATGACTACAACCGAGTGTTGCTGAAGCTTGATGAAGGACACAGTCGTGACAGTGAAcatgatgaggatgaagaggaagactcatcagatgaggaagatgaggacTCCACAAAATATATCAATGCCTCACACATAGAT GGTTACTGGGGCCCACGCATCTTCATCGCTGCACAGACTCCGCTGCCAGACACCATGGCTGACTTCTGGTCCATGGTTTATCAGAAGAAAGCCTCAACTATCGTCATGCTCTCAGACTGCAGTGAGGGAGAGAAG TCTGACTGTGTCTACTGGGACGAAGACAAGAAAATATTCGGGGACTTTGAGGTGGAGGTAGCAAGCACAGACATCACCCCGACCTTCACCACCCGAAACATGCTGCTGCGCCATGTCAAG AGGAAAGAGAGTCGGTCGGTGAAACATTTCCAGTTCCTGAAATGGGAGAGCAAAGAGCTGCCAGAAAAAGCTCAGTATCTGACCGACATGATCAAAGACATCAAGCATAGCTGTGGCAGCGACAAATCACAGCAGAACAATTCCACCGTGGTCCACTGCAA CGATGGCTCGTCCCGCACTGGGGTTTTCTGTGCTCTCTGGAACTTGCTGGACAGCGCTGAGACTGAGAAGCTGGTGGATGTTTTTCAGGTGGCCAAAACTCTGCGCAAGGAGCGACAGGGCATTCTCTCCAGTCTG GAGGAGTACCAGTTCTTGTACAACGCACTGGATGGGGTCTTTCCTGTTCAGAACGGGGACGTGAAAGCAGCACAGGCCTCCGCAGCCGACTCCGTCCTGGTCGTTAATGAAACCAAATTAGCAGCAGAGCCTGATGAGCCAGCCAGCACTGCCAGcaaaggccagcagggggcaggaGACAGCACTCCTGATGTGGGTGATGGAGTAAAGGAAGAGGCGGCTGAAAAGGTTCCCACCGAGACAACACCCCTGGAGGACAGCAGCAACGGTCCTACGGTCACTGCTGAGGTCTGA